The Deinococcus depolymerans genome has a segment encoding these proteins:
- a CDS encoding DUF2271 domain-containing protein → MTHIPTNTRRRFLGKLAAATALTVFRLAPAQAAAASTAGRWATGMVLDINFTVATQATGRVKRPYVAVWIEDEAGNTVRTLTVWVQQSRMNPRWLQELRRWTRQNSAMLATVSSATRNPGTYAVAWDGKTDRGATATQGTYYVCVEAAREHGPYSLVREKVTVGAASFRKTLGANNDIEAASVNFSRA, encoded by the coding sequence ATGACACACATTCCGACGAACACGCGCCGCCGTTTCCTGGGGAAACTCGCGGCCGCCACCGCCCTCACCGTATTCCGTCTCGCGCCCGCGCAGGCCGCCGCCGCCAGCACCGCCGGGCGGTGGGCGACCGGCATGGTCCTGGACATCAACTTCACGGTCGCCACCCAGGCCACCGGCCGCGTCAAACGCCCCTACGTGGCCGTCTGGATCGAGGACGAGGCCGGGAACACCGTGCGCACCCTGACCGTGTGGGTGCAGCAGTCCCGCATGAACCCCCGCTGGCTGCAGGAACTGCGCCGCTGGACCCGCCAGAACAGCGCCATGCTCGCCACCGTGTCCTCGGCCACCCGCAACCCCGGCACGTACGCCGTCGCCTGGGACGGCAAGACCGACCGGGGCGCCACGGCCACCCAGGGCACCTACTACGTGTGCGTCGAGGCGGCCCGCGAGCACGGCCCGTACTCGCTGGTGCGTGAGAAGGTCACGGTCGGCGCGGCGTCGTTCCGGAAGACCCTGGGGGCCAACAACGACATCGAGGCTGCCAGTGTCAACTTCAGCAGGGCCTGA
- a CDS encoding PepSY-associated TM helix domain-containing protein — protein sequence MSTSAGPEQGGAARVRSAPRPRTLKARTNVWLRWAHTYTSMISLLVVLFFSLTGITLNHPDWVFGTRETTKTVTGTLPAGWISGSAVDWLSVAEELRAQQGLRGRASDPRLDGQEASLSFLAPGYSADTFIDTQTGRYETTILAQGAVAVMNDLHKGRDASPAWKWVIDLSAVFLTVISLTGLGILLYLKKTRVQALSVMGVGAALTVLLAWQASR from the coding sequence GTGTCAACTTCAGCAGGGCCTGAGCAGGGGGGCGCCGCGCGGGTCCGCTCCGCGCCCCGCCCGCGCACCCTGAAAGCCCGCACGAACGTCTGGCTGCGCTGGGCGCACACGTACACCAGCATGATCAGCCTGCTGGTCGTGCTGTTCTTCAGCCTGACCGGCATCACCCTGAACCACCCGGACTGGGTGTTCGGCACGAGAGAAACCACGAAAACGGTGACCGGCACCCTCCCGGCCGGCTGGATCAGCGGCAGCGCGGTCGACTGGCTGAGCGTCGCCGAGGAACTCCGCGCGCAGCAGGGCCTCAGGGGCCGCGCCAGCGACCCCCGCCTGGACGGCCAGGAGGCCAGCCTCTCGTTCCTGGCGCCCGGCTACAGCGCCGACACCTTCATCGACACGCAGACCGGCCGGTACGAGACGACCATCCTCGCGCAGGGCGCCGTGGCCGTCATGAACGACCTGCACAAGGGCCGCGACGCCAGCCCCGCCTGGAAATGGGTGATCGACCTGAGCGCCGTGTTCCTGACCGTCATCTCCCTGACCGGCCTGGGCATCCTGCTGTACCTGAAAAAGACGCGCGTGCAGGCCCTGAGCGTCATGGGTGTCGGCGCCGCGCTGACCGTCCTGCTGGCCTGGCAGGCCAGCCGATGA
- a CDS encoding nitroreductase family protein, whose amino-acid sequence MTVATRTYTPAEVTAFYDAHRTVRQYQTHVDGSPLPLPADHLEAILHATQRAPTDATAQLYSLIRITRPELRARLAELTTNAHIATASEAFVVCADVRRVERVLEVSGRQAGQWPAIAVHFGIGDAVMAGTNLLTAAEMLGYQGCWIGGVLNGLDGIIEELKLPQGVLPFAALTIGTPAENAPYRPRVPRPLVIHTDTYHDGSDDEIREAVQVMNPIAARGDQPGDWARLLTMYFGQGGGMEAREPGLVAALKKQGLWAGAE is encoded by the coding sequence ATGACCGTTGCCACGAGGACCTACACCCCCGCCGAAGTCACGGCGTTCTACGACGCGCACCGCACCGTCCGCCAGTACCAGACCCATGTGGACGGCTCGCCGCTGCCGCTGCCCGCCGATCACCTGGAAGCCATCCTGCACGCCACGCAGCGCGCCCCGACCGACGCGACGGCGCAGCTGTACTCCCTGATCCGCATCACCCGCCCGGAACTGCGCGCCCGCCTCGCGGAACTGACCACCAACGCGCACATCGCCACGGCCAGCGAGGCCTTCGTCGTGTGCGCCGACGTGCGCCGCGTGGAGCGCGTGCTGGAAGTCAGCGGCAGGCAGGCCGGGCAGTGGCCGGCCATCGCCGTGCACTTCGGCATCGGGGACGCCGTCATGGCCGGCACCAACCTGCTGACCGCCGCCGAGATGCTCGGCTACCAGGGCTGCTGGATCGGCGGCGTCCTGAACGGCCTGGACGGCATCATCGAGGAACTGAAGCTCCCGCAGGGCGTGCTGCCCTTCGCCGCGCTGACCATCGGCACGCCCGCCGAGAACGCCCCGTACCGCCCCCGCGTGCCGCGCCCGCTGGTCATCCACACCGACACGTACCACGACGGGAGCGACGACGAGATCCGCGAGGCCGTGCAGGTCATGAACCCCATCGCGGCGCGCGGCGATCAGCCCGGCGACTGGGCGCGCCTGCTCACCATGTACTTCGGGCAGGGGGGCGGCATGGAAGCCCGCGAACCCGGCCTGGTCGCGGCCCTGAAGAAACAGGGCCTCTGGGCCGGCGCCGAGTAA
- a CDS encoding aminotransferase class I/II-fold pyridoxal phosphate-dependent enzyme: protein MSQSNPDAPGEPAAPVKYDLTTLAARAGEEARPNRAAALVEPIYQSTVYAFADLDDLDRAMSGEDPASFYYRNGTPNAATLERALATLEGTGAALVAGSGMAAISAALLGVLKAGDHVITDARVYGVTYALLAEEFPRLGIEVSFVDACDLNEVEDAFRPNTRVVHVESLTNPLLTVPDVPALARLAHGRGALLSVDNTFASPAVFRPAEHGADLVTHSVSKYLSGHSSAFGGVLCASPELVALARTRLLRLGGTISAFDAWMTMQGLKTLGLRMRAHSGNAQAVADVLVNHPRVRAVYHPGLSDHPQFHLAMDLFPQGFGGMLSADIEDAPRFVRALAGRIPLAPSLADVITTLSWPWGTSHRPLPEPERRRLGITPNLLRLSIGIEDIGDLLGDFEAALDA from the coding sequence GTGAGCCAATCCAACCCCGATGCCCCCGGCGAGCCCGCTGCGCCCGTGAAGTACGACCTGACCACCCTGGCCGCCCGCGCGGGCGAGGAGGCCCGCCCCAACCGCGCGGCCGCGCTGGTGGAACCCATCTACCAGAGCACCGTGTACGCGTTCGCGGACCTGGACGACCTGGACCGCGCCATGAGCGGCGAGGATCCCGCCAGCTTCTACTACCGCAACGGCACCCCGAACGCCGCGACCCTGGAACGCGCCCTGGCGACCCTGGAAGGCACCGGGGCCGCGCTGGTGGCCGGGAGCGGCATGGCGGCCATCAGCGCCGCGCTGCTGGGCGTCCTGAAGGCCGGGGATCACGTGATCACGGACGCCCGCGTGTACGGCGTGACGTACGCCCTGCTGGCCGAGGAGTTCCCCCGCCTGGGCATCGAGGTGTCGTTCGTGGACGCCTGCGACCTGAACGAGGTCGAGGACGCCTTCCGGCCGAACACCCGCGTGGTGCACGTGGAGAGCCTCACGAACCCGCTGCTGACCGTGCCGGACGTGCCCGCCCTGGCGCGGCTGGCGCACGGACGCGGCGCGCTGCTGAGCGTGGACAACACCTTCGCCAGTCCCGCCGTGTTCCGCCCGGCCGAGCACGGCGCGGACCTCGTGACGCACTCGGTCAGCAAGTACCTCAGCGGGCACTCATCGGCGTTCGGGGGCGTGCTGTGCGCCTCGCCGGAACTGGTGGCGCTGGCCCGCACGCGCCTGCTGCGCCTGGGCGGCACCATCTCTGCCTTCGACGCCTGGATGACCATGCAGGGCCTCAAGACGCTGGGCCTGCGCATGCGCGCCCACAGCGGCAACGCGCAGGCGGTCGCGGACGTGCTGGTCAACCACCCGCGCGTCAGGGCCGTGTACCACCCGGGGCTCAGTGACCACCCGCAGTTCCACCTCGCCATGGACCTGTTCCCGCAGGGCTTCGGCGGGATGCTGAGCGCCGACATCGAGGACGCGCCGCGCTTCGTCAGGGCCCTGGCTGGCCGCATTCCGCTCGCGCCGTCGCTGGCGGACGTGATCACCACGCTGTCCTGGCCGTGGGGCACCTCGCACCGCCCGCTGCCGGAACCCGAACGCCGCCGCCTGGGCATCACCCCGAACCTGCTGCGCCTGAGCATCGGCATCGAGGACATCGGCGACCTGCTGGGCGACTTCGAGGCCGCGCTGGACGCGTAG
- a CDS encoding NADP-dependent oxidoreductase codes for MTTSREVQLAARPQGEPRNSDFNIVDIDLPAPGQGQIQVRNLFLTVDPYMRGRMNDVKSYTPPFALGETMTGGAVGVVTHSEDARVPVGAHVLHDQGWRTHANIDAGRVKVLPELAGVPLSAYLGVLGMPGLTAYAGLLRTAEFREGDVVFVSGAAGAVGSAVGQIARLKGASRVIGSAGSAGKVAHLTGELGFDAAFNYKDGPVSEQLRAAAPDGIDVYFDNVGGEHLEAAISAMHSMGRIAICGMISQYNATEPTPGPRNMVQIIGKQLTVRGFLVTPHYDLFDTFAQEVGGWIASGQMKFDETVVEGIDRTPEAFMGLLKGQNTGKMIVKL; via the coding sequence ATGACGACTTCACGTGAAGTGCAACTCGCGGCCCGCCCCCAGGGCGAACCCAGGAACAGCGATTTCAACATCGTGGACATCGACCTGCCCGCCCCCGGTCAGGGCCAGATTCAGGTGCGGAACCTGTTCCTGACCGTCGACCCGTACATGCGCGGCCGCATGAACGACGTCAAGAGCTACACCCCGCCCTTCGCGCTGGGGGAGACCATGACCGGCGGGGCCGTCGGCGTCGTCACGCACAGCGAGGACGCCCGCGTGCCCGTCGGCGCGCACGTCCTGCACGACCAGGGCTGGCGCACCCACGCCAACATCGACGCCGGGCGCGTGAAGGTCCTGCCGGAACTCGCGGGCGTGCCCCTCAGCGCGTACCTGGGCGTGCTCGGCATGCCCGGCCTGACCGCCTACGCGGGCCTGCTGCGCACCGCTGAATTCAGGGAAGGTGACGTGGTGTTCGTGTCCGGCGCGGCCGGCGCGGTCGGCAGCGCCGTCGGCCAGATCGCCCGCCTGAAAGGTGCCTCGCGCGTGATCGGCAGCGCCGGCAGCGCCGGGAAGGTCGCGCACCTGACCGGTGAGCTGGGCTTCGACGCCGCCTTCAACTACAAGGACGGTCCCGTCAGCGAGCAGCTCAGGGCCGCCGCGCCAGACGGCATCGACGTGTACTTCGACAACGTCGGCGGCGAGCACCTCGAGGCCGCGATCAGCGCCATGCACTCCATGGGCCGCATTGCCATCTGCGGCATGATCAGCCAGTACAACGCCACCGAACCCACCCCCGGCCCCCGCAACATGGTGCAGATCATCGGCAAGCAACTCACGGTGCGCGGCTTCCTGGTCACGCCCCACTACGACCTGTTCGACACCTTCGCACAGGAAGTCGGCGGCTGGATCGCCAGCGGCCAGATGAAATTCGACGAGACCGTCGTGGAAGGCATCGACCGGACGCCCGAGGCCTTCATGGGTCTCCTGAAGGGCCAGAACACCGGCAAGATGATCGTCAAGCTGTAA
- a CDS encoding isocitrate/isopropylmalate dehydrogenase family protein, giving the protein MATYRICLIEGDGIGHEVIPATRRVLDAAGFSAEYVHAEAGYEYFLDHGTSVPQATYDAVENTHATLFGAATSPSGEKPAGFSGAIRHLRQKYGLYANVRPTKTRPVPGAYENVDLVIVRENTQGLYVEQERRYGDTAIADTVITKDASERIGRFAADLAMKRSQRLTVVHKANVLPVTQGLFLNTILDHAKTVEGLNTGTMIVDNAAMQLVRNPQQFDVMVMTNMFGDILSDLAAGLVGGLGIAASGNVGDKFGIFESVHGSAPDIAGQGISNPTATILAAVLMLDHIGDHETARRIDAAVNKVLVEGPRTRDLGGTAGTEEFTNAVIAALA; this is encoded by the coding sequence ATGGCGACTTACCGCATCTGTTTAATTGAAGGCGACGGCATCGGCCACGAAGTCATCCCCGCGACCCGCCGCGTGCTGGACGCCGCCGGCTTCAGCGCCGAGTACGTGCACGCCGAGGCCGGGTACGAGTACTTCCTGGATCACGGCACCAGCGTCCCGCAGGCCACCTACGACGCCGTGGAGAACACCCACGCGACCCTGTTCGGCGCGGCCACCAGCCCCAGCGGCGAGAAACCCGCCGGGTTCTCCGGCGCGATCCGTCACCTGCGTCAGAAGTACGGCCTGTACGCCAACGTGCGCCCCACCAAGACCCGCCCGGTGCCCGGCGCGTACGAGAACGTCGACCTGGTGATCGTCCGTGAGAACACCCAGGGCCTGTACGTGGAACAGGAGCGGCGTTACGGCGACACCGCCATCGCCGACACCGTCATCACCAAGGACGCCAGCGAGCGCATCGGCAGGTTCGCCGCGGACCTCGCCATGAAGCGCAGCCAGCGCCTGACGGTTGTGCACAAGGCCAACGTGCTGCCCGTCACGCAGGGGCTGTTCCTGAACACCATCCTCGACCACGCGAAGACCGTCGAGGGCCTGAACACGGGCACGATGATCGTGGACAACGCCGCCATGCAGCTCGTGCGCAACCCCCAGCAGTTCGATGTGATGGTCATGACGAACATGTTCGGCGACATCCTGTCCGACCTTGCCGCCGGTCTGGTCGGCGGCCTGGGCATCGCCGCCAGCGGCAACGTGGGCGACAAGTTCGGCATCTTCGAGTCCGTGCACGGCAGCGCGCCGGACATCGCCGGGCAGGGCATCAGCAACCCCACCGCGACCATCCTGGCCGCCGTGCTGATGCTCGACCACATTGGCGACCACGAAACGGCCCGCCGCATCGACGCGGCCGTGAACAAGGTCCTCGTCGAGGGCCCCCGCACCCGTGACCTCGGCGGCACCGCCGGCACCGAGGAATTCACGAACGCCGTCATCGCCGCCCTGGCGTAA
- a CDS encoding FAD-dependent oxidoreductase, with amino-acid sequence MHVIVIGAGIAGASVAYFLARAGARVTVVDAGLHRASGVPSALINPVRGQSGGVDARALDGMAFTWALLRELCAAGWAVPHGQTGVLRPIPDDRTRARFERNLPAALRHGWLTPADAPEPLTPGWAHVLHLPEGGWVDGPAFTRALVRASGAQVVTGRALDWTACTVTLADGDPLRRDTLHADAVVFCGGSVGSAWRGEAGTHRMGSLLTLDRAVTGVPVSFGAYLAPAAAGGVLGATFETPAPTWAPEGLPLGSLGWLLGKGAALTGLRGARVTGRWTGSRLSGLRAGLQPDGSWRLSGLSSKGFLLGPLLAHDLAARLMASPESPRPAG; translated from the coding sequence ATGCACGTCATCGTGATCGGGGCGGGGATCGCGGGGGCGTCGGTGGCGTACTTCCTGGCCCGCGCGGGCGCACGGGTGACGGTCGTGGACGCCGGGCTGCACCGCGCCAGTGGCGTGCCGAGCGCCCTGATCAACCCGGTGCGCGGGCAGTCGGGCGGCGTGGACGCCCGCGCGCTGGACGGCATGGCCTTCACCTGGGCGCTGCTGCGCGAGCTGTGCGCGGCGGGCTGGGCCGTGCCGCACGGGCAGACGGGCGTGCTGCGGCCCATCCCGGACGACCGCACGCGGGCGCGGTTCGAGCGGAACCTGCCAGCCGCGCTGCGCCACGGGTGGCTGACCCCCGCAGACGCGCCGGAACCCCTGACTCCCGGCTGGGCGCACGTCCTGCACCTGCCGGAGGGCGGGTGGGTGGACGGCCCGGCCTTCACCCGCGCCCTGGTGCGGGCGTCCGGGGCGCAGGTCGTCACCGGACGCGCGCTGGACTGGACGGCCTGCACGGTCACGCTGGCGGACGGCGACCCCCTGCGCCGCGACACCCTGCATGCCGACGCCGTGGTGTTCTGCGGCGGTTCGGTGGGCAGCGCGTGGCGGGGCGAGGCGGGCACGCACCGCATGGGCAGCCTGCTGACCCTGGACCGCGCCGTGACCGGCGTGCCCGTCAGTTTCGGCGCGTACCTCGCCCCGGCCGCGGCGGGCGGGGTGCTGGGCGCGACCTTCGAGACGCCCGCTCCCACCTGGGCGCCGGAGGGGCTGCCGCTGGGCTCGCTGGGGTGGCTGCTGGGCAAGGGCGCGGCGCTGACCGGGCTGCGGGGCGCGCGGGTCACGGGCCGCTGGACCGGGTCGCGCCTGTCCGGGCTGCGCGCCGGACTGCAACCCGACGGTTCGTGGCGGCTGAGCGGCCTGAGCAGCAAGGGTTTCCTGCTGGGACCGCTGCTGGCGCATGACCTGGCCGCTCGGCTCATGGCCTCGCCGGAATCCCCGCGCCCAGCCGGTTGA
- the mnmD gene encoding tRNA (5-methylaminomethyl-2-thiouridine)(34)-methyltransferase MnmD has protein sequence MPDDASPLFPLPDAVPGGILLTPDGSRTAHSVRFGEAYGSRHGAAAQARHVFLEGTDTHVHPAPRVLEVGFGLGVNFRATVADAAARGAALAYHAFEFDPAPRALLREVARGGQGAAHPVWEALLAAWPESGLGPQDLPREIQVQAGGVSVTVTFADVLTAPLPDAWASALYLDGFSPSRNPEVWTPEFVARVAGTLAPGGVLGTYSAAGHVRRALGAAGLRVERRPGAPGKRECLRAVQEG, from the coding sequence ATGCCGGACGACGCCTCTCCCCTGTTCCCCCTGCCTGACGCCGTGCCCGGCGGGATCCTGCTCACGCCGGACGGGTCGCGCACGGCGCACAGCGTCCGTTTCGGGGAGGCGTACGGGTCGCGGCACGGCGCGGCGGCGCAGGCGCGGCATGTCTTTCTGGAGGGCACGGACACGCACGTTCACCCGGCCCCGCGCGTGCTGGAGGTGGGGTTCGGGCTGGGCGTGAACTTCCGCGCGACGGTGGCGGACGCGGCGGCGCGCGGCGCGGCGCTGGCGTACCACGCCTTCGAGTTCGACCCGGCCCCCCGCGCCCTGCTGCGCGAGGTGGCGCGCGGCGGTCAGGGCGCGGCGCACCCGGTCTGGGAGGCGCTGCTCGCGGCGTGGCCGGAGTCGGGCCTGGGGCCGCAGGACCTGCCGCGGGAGATACAGGTGCAGGCGGGCGGCGTGAGCGTCACCGTGACCTTCGCGGACGTGCTGACCGCCCCGCTGCCGGACGCCTGGGCGAGCGCGCTGTACCTGGACGGCTTCTCGCCGTCCCGCAACCCGGAGGTCTGGACGCCGGAGTTCGTGGCGCGGGTGGCGGGCACGCTCGCGCCGGGCGGGGTGCTGGGCACGTACAGCGCCGCCGGGCACGTGCGCCGCGCCCTGGGGGCGGCCGGGCTGCGCGTGGAACGCCGCCCCGGCGCGCCCGGCAAACGCGAGTGCCTGCGCGCCGTGCAGGAGGGCTGA
- a CDS encoding elongation factor G: protein MPVRIVSLAAHSGAGKTTLSEALLLRSGAISRAGRVEDGTARSDHTDAEKTHGFSIQTGVVRLAHRGTDITLLDTPGYADFVREIRGGIRAADTAVIVVSAVSGVEVGTERVWATADRFAMPRLIAVNQMDRDRANYHAVLADLRASLSGPVAPAYLPLGEGADFRGVVNVLTGEVSPPQDLPPSDRAALQAAQTALTDAIVETDDDLMNRFLDGSPISTDELHAAFTRAVHAGTLYPVIPVSAHSGAGVDALLDLMVTGLRSARERGPLTGVDGQTRDPTPDAPLSARVWRVSIDPFVGKQAFIRVWSGTLRPGDILRNTTQDLDVRPMHLYVPNGKDLTEVTELPAGSIGVLTKLPDLHAGDTLADPALPIRYDPLWLPDPVHTVAIHPATRQDEDKLGAALAKLREEDPTLHYSREAQTGEQLLSGMGEMHLNIAVEKLAAQGVTVTTTTPRIPYRETIHAPAEAQGKHKKQSGGHGQYGDCRIRIEPGPGFSFRSAVVGGAIPGKYIPSIEKGVQDAMLRGPLAGYPMQDVHVTVLDGSYHDVDSSDIAFRTAGSLALKNAVANARPGLLEPVLQLRVRAPASFTGDLISDLQTRRARVQGMDPEGTVITVTALVPQAELQTYSADLRSLTGDRGAFSVKPHGYQAVPEPLAKKIIETRQGELAGA, encoded by the coding sequence GTGCCCGTTCGGATCGTCAGTCTCGCCGCCCACAGTGGCGCCGGTAAAACCACGCTCTCCGAGGCCCTGTTGCTGCGCAGCGGGGCCATCTCACGCGCCGGACGGGTCGAGGACGGCACCGCCCGCAGCGACCACACCGACGCCGAGAAGACCCACGGGTTCTCCATCCAGACCGGCGTCGTCCGCCTCGCCCACCGCGGGACGGACATCACGCTGCTCGACACGCCCGGCTACGCCGACTTCGTCCGCGAGATCCGGGGCGGCATCCGCGCCGCCGATACCGCCGTGATCGTCGTGAGTGCCGTCAGCGGCGTCGAGGTCGGCACCGAACGCGTCTGGGCGACCGCCGACCGCTTCGCCATGCCGCGCCTGATCGCCGTGAACCAGATGGACCGCGACCGCGCCAACTACCACGCCGTCCTCGCCGACCTGCGCGCCAGCCTCAGCGGGCCGGTTGCCCCGGCCTACCTGCCGCTCGGCGAGGGCGCCGACTTCCGGGGCGTCGTGAACGTCCTGACCGGCGAGGTCAGCCCCCCCCAGGACCTGCCGCCCAGCGACCGCGCCGCCCTGCAAGCCGCGCAGACCGCCCTGACCGACGCCATCGTCGAGACCGACGACGACCTCATGAACCGCTTCCTGGACGGCAGCCCCATCAGCACCGACGAACTGCACGCCGCCTTCACGCGCGCCGTGCACGCCGGCACGCTCTACCCCGTCATTCCGGTCAGTGCGCACAGCGGCGCAGGCGTGGACGCCCTCCTCGACCTGATGGTCACGGGCCTGCGCAGCGCCCGCGAACGCGGCCCCCTGACCGGCGTGGACGGCCAGACCCGCGACCCCACCCCCGACGCGCCGCTCAGCGCACGGGTGTGGCGGGTGTCCATCGACCCCTTCGTGGGCAAGCAGGCCTTCATCCGCGTCTGGAGCGGCACGCTGCGCCCCGGCGACATCCTGCGCAACACCACGCAGGACCTGGACGTGCGCCCCATGCACCTGTACGTCCCGAACGGCAAGGACCTCACGGAAGTCACGGAGCTGCCCGCCGGCAGCATCGGCGTCCTCACCAAACTCCCGGACCTGCACGCCGGGGACACCCTCGCCGACCCCGCCCTGCCCATCCGGTACGACCCGCTGTGGCTGCCCGACCCGGTCCACACGGTCGCCATCCACCCCGCCACCCGCCAGGACGAGGACAAGCTCGGCGCGGCCCTCGCGAAACTGCGCGAGGAGGACCCCACCCTGCACTACTCGCGCGAGGCGCAGACCGGCGAGCAACTCCTGTCGGGCATGGGTGAGATGCACCTGAACATCGCCGTGGAGAAACTCGCCGCGCAGGGTGTCACCGTGACCACCACCACCCCCCGCATCCCCTACCGCGAGACCATCCACGCGCCCGCCGAGGCGCAGGGCAAACACAAGAAACAGAGCGGCGGACACGGCCAGTACGGCGACTGCCGCATCCGCATCGAGCCCGGCCCCGGCTTCAGCTTCCGCTCCGCCGTGGTGGGCGGCGCCATCCCCGGCAAGTACATCCCCAGCATCGAGAAGGGCGTGCAGGACGCCATGCTCAGGGGACCCCTGGCCGGATACCCCATGCAGGACGTCCACGTCACCGTCCTCGACGGCAGCTACCACGACGTGGACAGCAGCGACATCGCCTTCCGCACCGCCGGCAGCCTCGCCCTGAAAAACGCCGTGGCGAACGCCCGCCCGGGCCTTCTGGAACCCGTCCTGCAACTGCGCGTCCGCGCCCCGGCCTCCTTCACCGGGGACCTGATCAGCGACCTCCAGACCCGCCGCGCCCGCGTGCAGGGCATGGACCCCGAGGGGACCGTCATCACCGTCACCGCCCTCGTCCCGCAAGCTGAACTCCAGACGTACAGCGCCGACCTGCGCTCCCTGACCGGCGACCGCGGCGCCTTCAGCGTCAAACCCCACGGGTACCAGGCGGTCCCGGAACCCCTCGCCAAAAAAATCATCGAGACGCGACAGGGCGAACTCGCCGGGGCGTAG
- a CDS encoding GntG family PLP-dependent aldolase codes for MTLPAPVIADLRSDTVTTPTPAMREAMAQAPVGDDVYGEDPTVNELQVEVARLTGHEAGLFMPSGTMTNQVAIALHTRRGEEVICAEGSHIYEWELGMMAAFSGVVPRFVPAPLGVPAPEDVRSAVRRSVHQSPSGLISLENTHNKAGGTVIPLDVLDGIRAVATEEGLPLHLDGARVLNAAVSLGVPLSDITARFDTVSVCLSKGLGAPVGSVLVGSAAQMRQAHRYRKMMGGGMRQAGVLAAAALVALREGPARLAEDHRRTRELAHALVNAGFDVNMAAVQTNIIYAAVPDAAAHAARWSEQGVLCNALGPDSVRFVLHHQIDDEALAGAIRVLTA; via the coding sequence ATGACATTGCCTGCGCCTGTGATTGCCGACCTGCGTTCCGATACCGTCACGACCCCCACGCCCGCCATGCGCGAGGCGATGGCGCAGGCGCCGGTGGGGGACGACGTGTACGGCGAGGACCCCACCGTGAACGAGTTGCAGGTCGAGGTGGCCCGCCTGACCGGGCACGAGGCGGGGCTGTTCATGCCGTCGGGCACGATGACGAATCAGGTGGCGATTGCGCTGCACACCCGCCGCGGCGAGGAGGTCATCTGCGCGGAGGGGTCGCACATCTACGAGTGGGAGCTGGGCATGATGGCGGCGTTCAGTGGGGTGGTGCCGCGGTTCGTGCCGGCGCCGCTGGGCGTGCCCGCCCCGGAGGACGTGCGCTCGGCGGTGCGGCGCAGCGTTCACCAGTCCCCGAGCGGGTTGATCAGCCTGGAGAACACGCACAACAAGGCGGGCGGGACCGTGATTCCGCTGGATGTGCTGGACGGGATTCGCGCGGTGGCGACCGAGGAGGGCCTGCCGCTGCACCTGGACGGGGCGCGCGTGCTGAACGCGGCGGTCTCTCTCGGTGTGCCGCTGAGTGACATCACGGCCCGTTTCGACACGGTCAGCGTGTGCCTCAGCAAGGGCCTGGGCGCCCCGGTGGGCAGCGTGCTGGTGGGCAGCGCAGCCCAGATGCGGCAGGCGCACCGTTACCGGAAGATGATGGGCGGCGGCATGCGGCAGGCGGGTGTGCTGGCCGCGGCGGCGCTGGTGGCGCTGCGTGAGGGTCCGGCCCGGCTGGCGGAGGATCACCGCCGCACCCGTGAACTGGCCCACGCCCTCGTGAACGCGGGTTTCGACGTGAACATGGCTGCCGTGCAGACGAACATCATCTACGCGGCCGTGCCGGACGCCGCCGCGCACGCCGCCCGCTGGAGCGAACAGGGCGTGCTGTGCAACGCGCTGGGGCCGGACAGCGTGCGCTTCGTGCTGCACCACCAGATTGACGACGAGGCGCTGGCCGGGGCCATCCGCGTCCTGACGGCGTAG